The following DNA comes from Pleuronectes platessa chromosome 9, fPlePla1.1, whole genome shotgun sequence.
TGCGCTTCAGTTTCTGAGTCTGtgagaaaatgaaaactgagTTACTGTATCCAGTGGCTGTTGAGGTTTTACACCCTGTATTTTAAGCTCTGACCACAGTGGcgagaatttttttttgaatttctttctttcactgtaAAATAATCATGCAAAGCCACACATTCTATGGATGGATGCATATATAGGAAGATAGATATATAgcaagatagatagatgaaatatacattaaattaatttataataaaatcTAATACAAAAAAAGACATGCTGTGTGGTTTTATGTACAGAAGGCACCTTGCaacgtctttgtgtgtgtgtgtgtgtgtgtgtgtgtgtgtgtgtgtgtgtgtgtgtgtgtgtgtgtgtgtgtgtgtgtgtgtgtgtgtgtgtgtgtgtgtgtgtgtgtgtgtgtgtgtgtgtgtgtgtgtgtgtgtgtgtgtgtgcgcttgcacAGGTTCCCCTCTGCGCCCAGTCGTTTGCCTGTCCTACAGACAACTTGGCTACCTGACAGTCGAGCCAGTCTTCCTCATTGACTCAATGAGGAAGACAGTCTTCCTCATTGGCTCAAACCTGACAGTGACCTGCCACGTCCATATCTGCGAGAAGAGGTACGAATGGTAGAAATACAGAACAACCTGATAGGTCATTTTGTATCTCGGAAAAATAGTCTGATGTTCCTCCTCTTGAGAGACGAAGCTAAGGCTCAGATACAGTTTATGTAACTCACTTGCAGGTCGAAAATAATCCTGGATCTGAACAACGAGGCAGTGAAGGATTGGAAGGAAGTCAACTGCAGCACGGCGATCTTTAATCTGACCAATGTTCGGATGCCACAATCTTACATGCTCTGCAAACTGAAAAATCGTCATGTTACTAGGATTGTCAGTGGACTGGATCTACATGGCGGCCGTATGTACACTTGACTCTGATGACTACAGAATGAGGCTCAGTGTGGAGGATTTAAGTCTACGAAGTATTCTTGTTAGTGTATATTCACCTGAAACTAGAAcacttcatatttacatcatGAGCAGGTCCACCATGTTGCCATGTTTCTATAGCCGAGAAAGGACAAACCAAGCACTGGCTCCTATGTGTTTTATATCACCTAAAGGCCACTGTATGTTCTCCTACTGTTTGGAAAGGAAGGGTTAGGTGAGGGGTATTAAATTGGTTGCAATCTGCAACTTTACCAGTAGATTTCACTAAATCCTTCACACTGAGCCTTAGTTAAAAGGAAATAACAAGTTGAATGTATGTGTAAATACAGAATTGAAGAGGCTGTTCAGCATCTAAATGAGCTGATTTTAAAATTCATAGTTTATCTTCCATTTCTatcaaaacaaacttttgtCAATTATACGATCAATCAAATTTCATTGATATGCGCTTTATTCACGAACCACATTTGCCTCAGGGCTTAACAAGGCGATTCGATTTGCTTTTCATTAATTATCAATTTCATCCCCCATGTCTTCTCCTCAAGTACCACCACATAAACCTAGAAATGTTACTTGTGAAACGACGAGGGCCTCAGCCTTCATCGACTGCTCGTGGAAGAGCGGAGCTAAAACATACCTCTCTACTACCTACAACGTTTCAGTCTACAGGTGCGGTGTTATTCTGAGGTCCAATTaagctgttgttttatttctttgagaAGTACCATGCTTTTGATAATGGTAAAACTTATTTTCATCAGAGGAAATAGGACGCAggtacatttaaatcaaacccaGGAGGCTGAAGAAATCACAATACCCCGAAGAATTGTCGATGGAAACACAAAATACCAGTTGATTATCACGGCTTACAATCACTTTGGAGCATCACAGTCTGATCCATTCATGCTGTGTGAGAAGGATATAGGTAAGCCCTCACTTTAGTCTAACACATCTCTATGAACGAGTGTTCATTAACACAGCTTGAAAAACATGTAATTTGTGATATTTATAATCTACTTTCTGAAGAAATTAGTCATCCTGTGAACCGTTACAGTTTGACTGATGTGTCCTGACTATCAGCCAAACTGTTAGAACTCCTCACACGGCACATGTCCTCTTGCATTGCAGTGATACCAGACACCCCTCATATTCTACACATAGAGTTTGAGAacagctccacagcagcagtgctgAAGTGGAATACCTCGGATTACTCGGTGACTCTCAGATCGTACATCAGGCTCCTCACAGACAGCGGCTCCTGGGTAAAATAAAAGCTTCATGCTCATTAGCAGCAACGGCCTCTATCAGACAGTGAGCAGGAGACCTGATCTTTTGGTGTCTTATAGGAAGCCAGAGAGACAACAGAGCTCAGTGAGGGTTTGATGAGAGTGGATGACTTGAGGCCTCTGACTGAATACGAGTTCCAGATCAGGACGTGTAACTCGACATCAGGACTGACGACCTCCAGCAAGCGGCCGTCCTGCAGCAGATGGAGCTCGTCTGTGATGGGGAGAAGTCCTGGAAAAGGCAAGCTCACGGTCTCAACCTCAAAATTTGTATATATCCCGTAACAAAGGCAACTGATAATGCCATAACAAGTTTTTCGTCGCTCGCAACCCACATCTTATCATTAGGTCCATCTCAGGAGCTACACGTGTGGAGGACGTTCAGCAGCCAATTGATGGTGATTGTTTTATGGAAGGTAATGTGTGACATTCATTAGGACTGGTTTTTATATTGATACTGATCTCATCATACAAAAGTATGTAAAATACCAGTAATAGATGCTTGTTGATAAAGATCAGTTTAAGATTTTGGAAATATGTTAAATCATTAAATCTTTTGTTCCACTTTTATGTGTATTTGAAAagaagattttttattttttatacggGTTAATGGCGAAAACTAAACCTGACGTGACGATTGGACTTCTACCCCACAGCCTCCACATCCAGACGACTACAGCGGTGTGGTTCAAGAATACAAAATCTTTTTTGACCAGAAAGAGGCAGCGACCTCTCCCGCGACTTCCAGTCAGAGGTCAGTTATGATACCAGCAGAGGTTCAGGCCCTGAGCGTCAGTGCTGTCACTTCATATGGGtccactccagcagctgatgtgccactcacacactcaggtaCTCAAAGATGCAACAACGAAGACAGAACCTAACAAAGCAAGTTTTAAAAAGCcattaataaaatgtgattctaTCTATTCAGGTGTATCTGGGCCTGTACTGAGAGAGCTGGCTCCTGCAGCTAACGGCAGCGCTGTGCTCGTCTCCTGGTCGTGGCCAGGGAACAAACACTGGTCCACATCTGGAGGAGAACTGCGGCACTATGTGGTGGAGTGGATAAGTGTACCAGTGACACAGCTGCAGTGGAACAAGCTGGACAAAGATCAGAACAGCACCTCCATCACAGGTACCAAGTACTTCAACTGAGATCAAGCAGTGACCTCTTGTGATTACTTGGTGAATTACATTAGTTTGTGCTCTTTATAATTACAACACTCACAGagcttttaaattaaatgtgtaaatCCTTACTAAGCTGAATCCTCCATTCATAAGTGTTGTTAAATATTTGTGTGAATATTTAAAGTTGAGAGGGTTTACTGTTCCTGTTGTTTCAGGTCTGACTGCAGGTGTGAGGTACAACATCTCTGTGTACGCTGTGACCACTGGAGGTGTCAGTGCTCCATCATCCAGCCTCGTCTACTCCAAAGAACAGAGTGAGATTCATACACTCAGCATGTTCCCAAAACTTATTTacacagttttaaatattgagATGGAACATTTTCAatgagaggatgaagatgataaaCATCCCCTATCCTCTCTTtatgtcattgtttttatttcattttttattttataggaCCTGTGTCCGGTCCCATCTTGTTGGTTCTGGTTCATGAGTCCAGGCGGATCCTGATCCAATGGGACAAGCTGCCTGTGGACCAGCGAAGGGGCTTTGTCATAAACTACACCCTCTACGTC
Coding sequences within:
- the il23r gene encoding interleukin-23 receptor isoform X1 gives rise to the protein MNLSSCIWRWIIILLNFSLQRSPLRPVVCLSYRQLGYLTVEPVFLIDSMRKTVFLIGSNLTVTCHVHICEKRSKIILDLNNEAVKDWKEVNCSTAIFNLTNVRMPQSYMLCKLKNRHVTRIVSGLDLHGGLPPHKPRNVTCETTRASAFIDCSWKSGAKTYLSTTYNVSVYRGNRTQVHLNQTQEAEEITIPRRIVDGNTKYQLIITAYNHFGASQSDPFMLCEKDIVIPDTPHILHIEFENSSTAAVLKWNTSDYSVTLRSYIRLLTDSGSWEARETTELSEGLMRVDDLRPLTEYEFQIRTCNSTSGLTTSSKRPSCSRWSSSVMGRSPGKGPSQELHVWRTFSSQLMVIVLWKPPHPDDYSGVVQEYKIFFDQKEAATSPATSSQRSVMIPAEVQALSVSAVTSYGSTPAADVPLTHSGVSGPVLRELAPAANGSAVLVSWSWPGNKHWSTSGGELRHYVVEWISVPVTQLQWNKLDKDQNSTSITGLTAGVRYNISVYAVTTGGVSAPSSSLVYSKEQRPVSGPILLVLVHESRRILIQWDKLPVDQRRGFVINYTLYVQSLDSNHTTLRVVVSGSGPRQMWLDCPDGTLALQLTASTSAGEGPGGSQIVSQPAAPVAGLVIVVVFIITLFIAITANLMCWSCVRERIKHRCLSWGPAWLVENLPKPENSNAIRLLEQDRGERFLFSSDSDPLLSPISLISWEERDDVYPVIHVEGSHVGLGQTIAETPSLPSDTGTALVERQMEHVSYKPHITTLASKKEEVEEEPKDVPVNVEEEVCLSEFGGLPGGLLSSVEIDYSDSPLEPTLSSFDGILRPKTPKATDVLSGGFSTGERGTESEAEVDCPSLELHQGVVHTPDMAETCFSQNTEMMLSGGYFPQVTTLCDTQS
- the il23r gene encoding interleukin-23 receptor isoform X2; protein product: MNLSSCIWRWIIILLNFSLQRSPLRPVVCLSYRQLGYLTVEPVFLIDSMRKTVFLIGSNLTVTCHVHICEKRSKIILDLNNEAVKDWKEVNCSTAIFNLTNVRMPQSYMLCKLKNRHVTRIVSGLDLHGGLPPHKPRNVTCETTRASAFIDCSWKSGAKTYLSTTYNVSVYRGNRTQVHLNQTQEAEEITIPRRIVDGNTKYQLIITAYNHFGASQSDPFMLCEKDIVIPDTPHILHIEFENSSTAAVLKWNTSDYSVTLRSYIRLLTDSGSWEARETTELSEGLMRVDDLRPLTEYEFQIRTCNSTSGLTTSSKRPSCSRWSSSVMGRSPGKGPSQELHVWRTFSSQLMVIVLWKPPHPDDYSGVVQEYKIFFDQKEAATSPATSSQRSVMIPAEVQALSVSAVTSYGSTPAADVPLTHSGVSGPVLRELAPAANGSAVLVSWSWPGNKHWSTSGGELRHYVVEWISVPVTQLQWNKLDKDQNSTSITGLTAGVRYNISVYAVTTGGVSAPSSSLVYSKEQRPVSGPILLVLVHESRRILIQWDKLPVDQRRGFVINYTLYVQSLDSNHTTLRVVVSGSGPRQMWLDCPDGTLALQLTASTSAGEGPGGSQIVSQPAAPVAGLVIVVVFIITLFIAITANLMCWSCVRERIKHRCLSWGPAWLVENLPKPENSNAIRLLEDRGERFLFSSDSDPLLSPISLISWEERDDVYPVIHVEGSHVGLGQTIAETPSLPSDTGTALVERQMEHVSYKPHITTLASKKEEVEEEPKDVPVNVEEEVCLSEFGGLPGGLLSSVEIDYSDSPLEPTLSSFDGILRPKTPKATDVLSGGFSTGERGTESEAEVDCPSLELHQGVVHTPDMAETCFSQNTEMMLSGGYFPQVTTLCDTQS